The Zalophus californianus isolate mZalCal1 chromosome 8, mZalCal1.pri.v2, whole genome shotgun sequence genome has a segment encoding these proteins:
- the RAB5IF gene encoding respirasome Complex Assembly Factor 1 isoform X2, translating into MSGGRRKEEPPQPQLANGALKVSVWSKVLRSDAAWEDKDEFLDVIYWFRQIIAVVLGVIWGVLPLRGFLGIAGSFGSFFTLPSTMTDGVQTPPTLCPVQRTLIVTAQKHDCRDTPATWNLEDPCFLDQESLCWASVFSARVVI; encoded by the exons ATGAGCGGCGGGCGGCGAAAGGAGGAGCCGCCTCAGCCGCAGCTGGCCAACGGGGCCCTTAAAGTCTCTGTCTGGAGCAAGGTGCTGCGGAGCGACGCGGCCTGGGAGGACAAG GATGAATTTTTAGATGTGATCTACTGGTTCCGACAGATCATTGCTGTGGTCCTAGGTGTCATCTGGGGAGTCTTACCATTGCGGGGTTTCTTGGGAATAGCAGG GTCATTTGGATCATTTTTTACACTGCCATCCACTATGACTGATGGTGTACAGACCCCACCTACTCTCTGTCCGGTCCAGAGGACCCTCATAGTTACAGCACAGAAACATGATTGTAGGGACACCCCAGCCACGTGGAACCTGGAAGACCCATGTTTTCTGGACCAAGAATCATTGTGTTGGGCATCAGTGTTTTCTGCAAGGGTTGTGAtctga
- the RAB5IF gene encoding respirasome Complex Assembly Factor 1 isoform X1, which translates to MSGGRRKEEPPQPQLANGALKVSVWSKVLRSDAAWEDKDEFLDVIYWFRQIIAVVLGVIWGVLPLRGFLGIAGFCLINAGVLYLYFSNYLQIDEEEYGGTWELTKEGFMTSFALFMVIWIIFYTAIHYD; encoded by the exons ATGAGCGGCGGGCGGCGAAAGGAGGAGCCGCCTCAGCCGCAGCTGGCCAACGGGGCCCTTAAAGTCTCTGTCTGGAGCAAGGTGCTGCGGAGCGACGCGGCCTGGGAGGACAAG GATGAATTTTTAGATGTGATCTACTGGTTCCGACAGATCATTGCTGTGGTCCTAGGTGTCATCTGGGGAGTCTTACCATTGCGGGGTTTCTTGGGAATAGCAGG ATTCTGCCTGATCAATGCAGGAGTCCTGTATCTCTACTTCAGCAACTACCTACAGATAGATGAGGAAGAATATGGTGGCACATGGGAGCTCACAAAAGAAGGGTTTATGACATCTTTTGCCTTGTTCATG GTCATTTGGATCATTTTTTACACTGCCATCCACTATGACTGA